A region of Actinomycetota bacterium DNA encodes the following proteins:
- a CDS encoding tetratricopeptide repeat protein: MPRPSQPRPARGRGRGPAGPSRSTAVSTLPKDVVGEIRRAAKPGRADEAIADLERATVLLERGDPRAAAREADKAKRSAPRAGVVREVLGLAHYGEEQWHEALTELQAYRRLSGRQDQNHVIADCQRALGHPEKAVALVTEALRDRELGIEVKAEAIVVGASALADQGRYDEALAMLRRAKTDAEVGRGPALRVWYVTGSVLEQAGRLDEALTEFRKVARHDAGAFDVLERVARLEAAGARSGPPRGQGRGSRSRTKARGGRDRG, from the coding sequence ATGCCCCGCCCCTCCCAACCTCGCCCGGCGCGCGGTCGTGGCCGCGGTCCCGCCGGCCCGAGCCGTTCGACGGCGGTCTCGACCCTGCCGAAGGACGTGGTGGGCGAGATTCGGCGTGCGGCGAAGCCGGGACGCGCCGACGAGGCGATCGCCGACCTCGAGCGCGCGACCGTGCTCCTCGAGCGCGGGGATCCCCGCGCCGCCGCCCGGGAGGCGGACAAGGCCAAGCGATCGGCTCCCCGGGCCGGGGTCGTCCGAGAGGTGCTCGGACTGGCGCACTACGGAGAGGAGCAGTGGCACGAGGCGCTCACCGAGCTCCAGGCGTACCGACGACTCTCCGGCCGGCAGGACCAGAACCACGTGATCGCCGACTGCCAGCGAGCCCTCGGCCATCCCGAGAAGGCCGTGGCTCTCGTGACCGAGGCGTTGCGCGATCGTGAGCTAGGGATCGAGGTGAAGGCGGAAGCGATCGTGGTCGGGGCCTCCGCCCTCGCCGATCAGGGACGCTACGACGAAGCACTCGCGATGCTCCGTCGTGCGAAGACCGATGCCGAGGTCGGGAGGGGGCCGGCCCTCCGCGTGTGGTACGTCACCGGAAGCGTCCTCGAACAGGCCGGGCGGCTCGACGAAGCGCTCACCGAGTTCAGGAAGGTCGCCCGCCACGACGCCGGCGCGTTCGACGTGCTGGAACGGGTCGCACGGCTGGAGGCCGCCGGGGCCCGCTCGGGACCGCCCCGCGGGCAAGGACGAGGATCCCGGTCCCGTACGAAGGCTCGAGGCGGTCGTGACCGCGGCTGA